The Methanomicrobia archaeon sequence GATTTACTTGATGCGATCCCGGAATTAGGATCGATCGCGAACATCAAAGGGAAAGTGGTGTACAGCATATTGAGCGAGAACATGCGTGCGGAATACTGGCAGAAGCTTGCCGCAGAGGTTCATAACGAGATAAAAAACGGTGCAGACGGTGTTATCGTTACGCACGGCACGGACACAATGGGCTATACCGCGGCTGCGCTCGCGTTCATGGTGCAAACGCCCGTGCCGATCGTTCTGGTTGGCTCGCAGCGCAGTTCCGACCGCCCGTCCAGCGATGCGACCATGAACGCAATCTGTGCTGCGAAAGTCGCCTGCAGCGACCTTGCCGAGGTTGTGGTGGTGATGCACGGGAGCACTTCCGACGATTTCTGCGCTATTCACCGCGGCACAAAGGTGCGAAAGATGCATACCTCCGCACGTGACGCCTTTCAGTCGATTAACGACATCCCAATCGGAACGGTGCAGTACGTCGCGAACGATATCGAGAGCACACGGGTAGATTTCGCCGCAGCCCATAGTACGCGTGGCGAGCGCAAATTAGAGCTCCGTGACAAGCTTGAGACGAAATGCACACTCATAAAGTCCTATCCCGGCGCCGACCCTGCAATAATCGAGTTCTTCGTCGAGCAGGGCTATAAGGGCCTTGTATTGGAGGGCACAGGCTTGGGGCACGTGTCCGCCGAATGGATTCCAGCCGTTACGAACACGGTAAAACGTGGTATACCCGTGGTGATGACTTCGCAATGTTTATATGGCGCTAT is a genomic window containing:
- the gatD gene encoding Glu-tRNA(Gln) amidotransferase subunit GatD — protein: MTEFDEGDRIRIRKETDSGVAVYEGIFMPTASRNIVIKLDSGYNVGIQPENVEIEVVSKAGALKEPSMREGAKEGKKEERLPSLAILSTGGTIASKVDYRTGAVSPQFSTEDLLDAIPELGSIANIKGKVVYSILSENMRAEYWQKLAAEVHNEIKNGADGVIVTHGTDTMGYTAAALAFMVQTPVPIVLVGSQRSSDRPSSDATMNAICAAKVACSDLAEVVVVMHGSTSDDFCAIHRGTKVRKMHTSARDAFQSINDIPIGTVQYVANDIESTRVDFAAAHSTRGERKLELRDKLETKCTLIKSYPGADPAIIEFFVEQGYKGLVLEGTGLGHVSAEWIPAVTNTVKRGIPVVMTSQCLYGAICDRVYDTGRDLLHAGIIEGEDMLPETALVKLMWVLGQTRDMGEVRRMMHENIAGEIKGRRTL